Genomic DNA from Veillonella criceti:
AGCTGAGCAATGGTTAAACGCTCAGTAATGGTGTAATATGCCTAGCGCAGTTTGCCTCGATAGGGGCCAAGAGTTGAAACAATATATTACTAGACTCCTATATGCGATTGTCTTGGTTATGCCTTTGCATCAATTATTAGGTGATATTTTGGTGGTATTGGCTTTAGTACTCAGTATTTGGGATACAGTACGGTATCGTCCATTATCAAAGCCCGCTTCTTGGTTACAATGGTGTGTGTTGGGTTTTATGGGATGGAGTTTATTATCCTCTTTGGCTTCAACCCGGCCGATGTTTACCGCTTTTAGTTGGCTATATAATGTGGGGATGTATGGAGCCATTTATTTCCTTACCTATCGCTATTTAAGGGAGCCTGAACAATGGCGTACATTTTTGCGGATTTTTATATGGTCTGCCTGTATTGTATGCATTGTAGGGGTCTATCAGTACATGACTATGTCTATGGATTTGTTGCAGGAATGGGTAGATGCTAAACATTTTCCACTTTTGAAACGGCGTATGTTTGCAACTTTGCAAAATCCAAACTTATTTGGTGAGTACTTGCTCATTGTATTGTCTGTTGCTGGAACAGGTATATTCCAAGGGCTAAAGGAGAAGCGTTGGCGTCTATTGGCCTGGATGGTACCTTTATCATTATTCTTTTTAATTTGCATGACATTAACCTACTCACGAGCGATTTGGATTAGCTTTGCTTGTGTAATTATTTATTGGGGAATCGTAATCG
This window encodes:
- a CDS encoding O-antigen ligase family protein is translated as MKQYITRLLYAIVLVMPLHQLLGDILVVLALVLSIWDTVRYRPLSKPASWLQWCVLGFMGWSLLSSLASTRPMFTAFSWLYNVGMYGAIYFLTYRYLREPEQWRTFLRIFIWSACIVCIVGVYQYMTMSMDLLQEWVDAKHFPLLKRRMFATLQNPNLFGEYLLIVLSVAGTGIFQGLKEKRWRLLAWMVPLSLFFLICMTLTYSRAIWISFACVIIYWGIVIDRRLLLSLLAIPAILFFYHGEVASRLWSLFDGNDTSAVLRWALWDSTTYMIVDYPVLGIGWDAFWFVYPHYNYYIQAPDVVIYHAHNMFLNVLAEIGLPGALFYFAAIYGHAVYALRLPKATISNIVKYGMGAVVVGVTISGLFDHDLFSHQVSVIFWQLLGWASAVLYTYKKNNYKTS